From a region of the Halostella litorea genome:
- a CDS encoding DUF1931 domain-containing protein: MSDLIVKAAVKDALSDNNVSADFYDDLNEEVAELLDDAAERAEANDRKTVQPRDL, from the coding sequence ATGTCTGACCTAATCGTCAAAGCAGCCGTGAAGGACGCACTTTCGGACAATAATGTCTCGGCGGATTTCTACGATGACCTCAACGAAGAGGTCGCCGAACTGCTCGACGACGCCGCAGAGCGTGCCGAGGCCAACGACCGGAAGACGGTCCAGCCCCGCGACCTGTAG
- a CDS encoding PadR family transcriptional regulator, with amino-acid sequence MHDLTGFQRDILYVTTGLEEPHGLAIKDELDDYYEQEINHGRLYPNLDDLVNKGLLEKGELDKRTNVYTVTQRGSREIEARREWESQYLEDVNAPTTS; translated from the coding sequence ATGCACGATCTAACTGGGTTCCAGCGGGACATCTTGTACGTAACCACCGGGCTTGAGGAACCACACGGGCTCGCAATCAAGGACGAACTCGACGACTATTACGAGCAGGAGATCAACCACGGCCGCCTCTATCCGAATCTCGACGATCTCGTCAACAAAGGACTGCTCGAGAAGGGTGAACTCGACAAGCGGACTAACGTGTACACGGTCACGCAACGCGGATCGCGGGAGATCGAGGCGCGACGTGAGTGGGAAAGCCAGTATTTAGAAGACGTGAACGCACCCACTACGTCGTAG
- a CDS encoding 5-methylcytosine restriction system specificity protein McrC, which yields MSTVDEVYEYGQDTFNVPERGEIRIEGCPSSIGDQLRRASFTQESPGVFTKSQAALDGEQEYEVVTVTVDGDENEVLHVEATDIIGVVSLTPSSKVQVDPKIDWEHIFDMLLAVYDQNRSIEYHGIPLQDFLSDDIHLDDIFVVLAINYLDGLETIHRQGYIRDLVIRRLDSLDGRGEIDVEQTLMNHARGTLEPHWIRNETEYDNAANSLLHYAGKTLLRLFRQNSHENDHPAYDRIFSEVHREVERLESMGVNSGLDRMDAYRRLSLSDLPKQRRYYQKAFDVAKAVMSSSLGQQLRDGPRELVVDYVLNMESLFEQYSQVVIERELSYIKSYDHLGGLNDVTPVRSPSVNPFEGEGQIYHEPDHALQEGDETLAVLDSKYYAEGHDPVKESPSRSRLFSYAYLLHADRLAFLCPLLEPKRRRVAQTGAELQIVSPEQSFTLEGYGDVVHSYLHDVLVKKSAELEAFRAVAENRLCLDGVEETALCEATSMSGPFTFKDTRDFSLRVLKAAADEHSWEVRNRYDLEQDGDWTREQIETRCEQRYEHTTTCVPVFCREHGQEWIDLYFLQNGSDEVEKEGPLKLL from the coding sequence ATGAGCACCGTTGACGAAGTCTACGAGTATGGGCAGGACACCTTCAACGTCCCCGAACGCGGGGAGATCCGGATAGAGGGCTGTCCGTCGTCCATCGGGGACCAGCTTCGTCGCGCGTCATTCACACAAGAGAGTCCCGGCGTCTTCACGAAGAGTCAGGCGGCGCTCGACGGCGAGCAGGAGTACGAGGTCGTCACGGTGACCGTAGACGGCGACGAGAACGAGGTACTCCACGTCGAGGCGACGGACATCATCGGTGTCGTGAGCCTCACGCCGTCGTCAAAGGTCCAGGTCGATCCGAAGATCGACTGGGAGCACATCTTCGATATGCTGCTGGCGGTCTACGACCAGAACCGCTCCATCGAATATCACGGGATCCCGCTGCAGGACTTCCTCTCCGACGACATCCATCTCGACGATATCTTCGTTGTGCTGGCGATCAACTACCTCGATGGGTTAGAGACGATCCACCGGCAGGGGTACATCCGCGACTTGGTTATCCGACGGCTCGACAGTCTGGACGGTCGGGGAGAGATCGACGTCGAACAGACGCTTATGAACCACGCGCGGGGGACGCTGGAACCACACTGGATCCGTAACGAAACCGAGTACGACAACGCCGCGAACTCGCTGCTCCACTACGCGGGGAAGACGCTGCTTCGGCTCTTTCGACAGAACTCTCACGAGAACGACCACCCTGCGTACGACCGTATCTTCTCAGAGGTTCACCGAGAGGTGGAGCGCCTGGAGAGTATGGGTGTTAACAGCGGGTTAGATCGGATGGACGCGTATCGACGTCTCTCGCTTAGCGACCTTCCGAAGCAGCGACGGTACTACCAGAAGGCGTTCGACGTCGCCAAGGCAGTGATGTCATCGTCACTCGGCCAGCAACTCCGAGACGGCCCGCGAGAACTGGTCGTGGACTACGTTTTGAATATGGAGTCGCTGTTCGAGCAGTACTCCCAGGTCGTCATTGAGCGGGAGCTCTCGTATATCAAGTCCTACGACCACCTCGGCGGCCTCAACGACGTGACGCCTGTCCGATCACCGTCCGTGAACCCGTTCGAGGGTGAGGGCCAGATCTACCACGAACCGGACCACGCGCTACAAGAGGGCGACGAGACACTAGCTGTGCTAGACTCGAAATACTACGCAGAAGGCCACGACCCAGTGAAGGAGTCGCCGTCTCGGTCTCGGTTGTTCAGCTACGCCTACCTCCTGCACGCTGACCGGCTCGCATTCCTGTGTCCGCTACTCGAACCGAAACGTCGCCGAGTCGCCCAGACCGGAGCTGAACTGCAGATCGTCTCACCCGAGCAGTCGTTCACTCTGGAAGGATACGGCGACGTCGTCCACAGCTACCTACACGACGTCCTCGTCAAGAAATCTGCTGAACTCGAAGCCTTCCGCGCCGTCGCAGAGAATCGCCTGTGTCTCGACGGCGTCGAAGAGACTGCCCTGTGCGAAGCGACATCGATGAGCGGTCCGTTTACGTTCAAGGATACTCGGGACTTCTCGCTTCGCGTCCTCAAGGCCGCTGCCGACGAACACTCGTGGGAAGTTCGCAATCGATACGACCTAGAGCAAGACGGTGACTGGACGCGAGAACAGATCGAGACGCGCTGTGAACAGCGCTACGAGCATACGACGACATGCGTACCGGTGTTCTGCCGCGAGCACGGGCAGGAGTGGATCGATCTCTATTTCCTCCAGAATGGTTCCGATGAAGTGGAGAAAGAGGGACCGCTGAAACTGCTCTGA
- a CDS encoding type 2 periplasmic-binding domain-containing protein, which produces MSNEMTSHDPLSNDDGFWGLLLGKKYDKIPESERTLENLVSEFYVGRTKRIDSRFESVADLLAELKDRSPDRAQQLLLTIWAEEKWAQKSSGGNGFQVETNFEDELRRLEDEGLFVEELIDGFTLVWPSKEVRVTTREDDRVRSRLFERAHPLFVRKNDGGEVEVRGAKSRIKKFSKTFTDSDGVDKIERSQTTQHVIDGLASIFNDEIEALTLTEVEFQRTYLPDGSSLSLSNPTGVRNDLNSEAVFQELVDLQSLSELSHLGFNHNKTGKKVELKVEREETGFYFEIQDRYLPESEKEAIRLLIEDKLGISFDSIYPYDVQLRDSYIFHQILTGAVETYNRYFEDLPEEEQALLNEFIDVTEIDTFECYRCHEVYEEEKPDECDECEGDSFRDDIRREVSVDDEAIHEAAFESLKEIRDTLSDNGINFLDVSIDAYETKHNDYIRATFQEVASAGKEANTHRYEYINYCLGNGRLPRRINQYLLNSVLVVYGKAYLNGREHFGTIDLHDLLVTDSPEDLLTSAIRDSKSQFRNRIIGRADEAFERLQDLHQRGAAGEFDDLSQEEREELKEDYDYNEFERDVFYLLKFMFLFTERWGREGETETDGCLVIPEDDGYFIASYDPKLTYTKKGYDLDAGEKNKAAWYMVTENLGGALSVSLSDDENLDAHLFVSNNFREGQFPYVASRVQEWFEQSEDVEKEEIPVAFLPLESLLSLYDTFDRHYDPIIEYPSVKAAFRRAFIEKIRSGEDGYSVVDTDACDAVEERVLQALKGTTRSRTLKDHTE; this is translated from the coding sequence ATGAGTAACGAGATGACATCACATGACCCCCTTTCGAACGATGACGGGTTCTGGGGTCTACTGCTCGGGAAGAAATATGATAAAATCCCGGAGTCAGAACGGACGCTCGAAAATCTCGTATCGGAGTTCTACGTTGGGCGAACGAAACGGATTGATTCCCGTTTTGAGTCAGTCGCCGACTTACTCGCAGAATTAAAGGACCGATCACCAGATCGTGCACAACAGCTTCTACTCACCATCTGGGCAGAGGAAAAATGGGCGCAAAAGAGCAGCGGCGGCAACGGTTTCCAGGTGGAAACTAATTTCGAGGACGAACTTCGCCGACTCGAAGATGAGGGTCTCTTCGTCGAAGAGTTGATTGACGGTTTTACACTGGTGTGGCCGAGCAAAGAGGTTCGTGTGACCACTCGGGAAGACGACCGTGTCCGAAGTCGCTTGTTCGAGCGCGCCCACCCACTATTCGTTCGGAAAAATGATGGTGGTGAGGTAGAGGTACGAGGTGCAAAGAGTCGAATCAAGAAGTTCTCAAAGACCTTTACGGATAGTGATGGAGTTGACAAAATAGAGCGATCACAAACGACTCAGCACGTCATCGATGGACTTGCGTCAATCTTCAACGATGAGATTGAGGCGCTCACACTCACCGAGGTGGAGTTCCAACGAACCTATCTCCCCGATGGATCATCCCTCTCCCTCAGCAACCCTACGGGAGTTCGAAATGATCTCAACTCAGAAGCCGTCTTTCAGGAACTAGTCGATCTACAGAGCTTATCCGAACTGTCCCATCTCGGCTTCAACCACAACAAGACGGGAAAGAAGGTCGAGCTGAAAGTAGAGCGTGAAGAAACAGGATTTTACTTTGAGATCCAGGATCGGTACCTTCCCGAGTCAGAAAAGGAGGCAATTCGATTACTGATCGAGGACAAATTGGGCATCTCGTTCGATAGCATCTATCCATATGACGTCCAGCTACGAGATTCATACATCTTCCACCAGATTCTCACTGGGGCAGTTGAGACGTATAACCGATATTTTGAGGATTTACCGGAAGAAGAACAGGCACTTCTGAACGAATTCATCGACGTAACCGAGATTGACACATTTGAGTGTTATCGCTGTCACGAGGTATATGAGGAAGAAAAACCGGACGAATGCGACGAATGTGAAGGTGATAGTTTCAGGGACGACATCCGTCGGGAGGTCAGCGTAGACGATGAGGCGATCCATGAAGCAGCATTTGAGTCGCTAAAAGAGATCCGTGATACGCTTTCAGATAATGGCATCAACTTCTTGGACGTCTCAATCGATGCGTATGAGACGAAACACAACGACTACATCCGAGCCACATTCCAAGAAGTGGCGAGTGCAGGAAAAGAAGCCAACACACACCGATATGAGTACATCAACTATTGTCTCGGAAACGGCCGCCTTCCTCGACGAATTAATCAATACCTGCTAAACTCGGTTCTCGTCGTTTACGGGAAAGCGTATCTCAACGGGCGAGAGCACTTCGGGACTATTGACCTACACGACCTGTTGGTGACTGATTCTCCAGAGGATCTTCTTACCTCAGCGATTCGTGACAGCAAGTCCCAGTTCAGAAACCGAATTATTGGCCGGGCTGACGAAGCGTTCGAACGCCTTCAGGACCTACATCAGCGCGGTGCAGCAGGCGAATTCGACGATCTCTCACAGGAGGAGCGGGAGGAACTGAAGGAGGATTACGATTACAACGAGTTTGAACGGGACGTGTTCTATCTCCTGAAATTTATGTTCCTCTTCACCGAGCGGTGGGGACGAGAAGGAGAGACGGAAACAGATGGCTGTCTCGTAATTCCTGAAGACGACGGTTACTTCATCGCAAGTTACGACCCGAAACTCACCTACACAAAGAAGGGATACGATCTCGATGCCGGTGAGAAGAACAAAGCTGCTTGGTACATGGTTACGGAAAATCTCGGTGGTGCTCTCTCAGTTTCGCTCTCAGATGACGAAAACCTGGACGCCCACCTCTTCGTCTCGAATAACTTCCGAGAAGGTCAATTCCCCTATGTCGCCTCTCGTGTACAGGAGTGGTTCGAGCAGAGTGAGGATGTGGAGAAGGAAGAGATTCCAGTTGCATTCCTCCCTCTCGAATCATTGTTGTCGCTGTACGATACCTTCGACCGACACTACGATCCGATAATCGAATACCCTTCAGTGAAAGCTGCATTTAGAAGGGCATTCATAGAGAAGATCAGGAGCGGAGAGGACGGATACTCTGTTGTGGACACCGACGCCTGCGACGCCGTCGAAGAACGAGTACTGCAGGCCTTGAAAGGGACTACCCGGAGTAGAACTCTCAAAGACCATACTGAATAG
- a CDS encoding VirB4 family type IV secretion system protein, whose translation MRNVTLQTGGGALGSVAGWLQNLTPAESAVLALAVGLGLGVGSKYLWDRFTADDEPDVDFTDVLDEETLEEGEAERKLLDDISESHKTVTAPGAVEWETRAARVGEQWTTTLYIANYADYPNDGYLSDLFEMTDVQFDLTAHITPKNQERARNELQDIADDLQVDADLEQSIRSAYLQERANEAAATYKAVENGANVFDQGMFITVRADEKDELRDAVQTVKSALRDDPANLTPKTAICRQDLALQSAAPIGDNEFGRTSIALGGAVGALLSSPHNATILEEGGVEFGIHKDNQSPVVIDPFARDNGYAMFTVGDTGSGKSFSSKQNFIRSIEQSKDRIGIILEPLNNWAGVSEALDAKRITVGGTLGLNPLEIRETPEHVQRAMGEDASPFNEKLDDAMSFLTNFFALRGISLGDRRTTLELALKRAYQRNGITDDISTHSNPSPTIRDMMDVFEDMVDDPEEFVVRSDEEAGKIKEDATWLLDQLRPFEDDGRHANLGQESDFDIRDEKVIYLDLAQQEGSVDSSTALTMQLLISLVYERAKVSEKEVVFYIDEARYIMQDAASLAFLETVFRHHRHHDLSIRLVTQTVDEFFEHAESEAILDQCAVKQFHRLDGMDKEWADEFGLNYAQMRFVQDAVPGNEDAGFSEALVGVDGEWRGIQVKAMPKEKQVIDFEPTEQRRASLPGTGENAVDADVQAFQDDIESRATDNGQRPPEQTPAETDGGAAGGDDDA comes from the coding sequence ATGCGTAACGTGACCCTCCAGACCGGTGGTGGCGCGCTTGGCTCCGTCGCCGGGTGGCTCCAGAACCTGACACCAGCAGAGAGTGCAGTACTAGCCCTTGCAGTGGGTCTCGGCCTTGGCGTCGGCAGTAAGTACCTCTGGGACCGCTTCACTGCGGATGATGAACCAGACGTGGACTTTACCGATGTCCTCGACGAGGAGACACTCGAAGAAGGCGAGGCCGAACGCAAGCTCCTCGACGACATCTCCGAGTCGCACAAGACCGTCACCGCTCCCGGAGCTGTCGAGTGGGAAACGCGAGCCGCACGGGTCGGCGAACAGTGGACGACGACACTCTACATCGCTAACTATGCCGACTATCCCAACGACGGGTATCTGAGCGACCTCTTCGAGATGACCGATGTCCAGTTCGATCTGACGGCCCACATCACGCCGAAAAATCAGGAGCGGGCCCGGAACGAACTGCAGGACATCGCTGACGACCTCCAGGTCGATGCTGACCTCGAACAGAGTATCCGGAGCGCCTATCTCCAAGAGCGCGCCAACGAGGCCGCAGCGACGTACAAGGCCGTCGAGAACGGCGCGAACGTCTTCGACCAAGGGATGTTCATCACCGTGCGGGCCGACGAGAAAGACGAACTCAGAGATGCCGTCCAGACGGTCAAGAGCGCGCTCCGCGACGACCCGGCGAACCTCACGCCGAAGACGGCTATCTGTCGGCAGGATCTCGCCCTCCAATCCGCCGCGCCCATCGGCGACAACGAATTCGGGCGGACATCGATTGCGCTCGGCGGCGCCGTCGGCGCGTTGCTGTCCTCGCCGCACAACGCGACGATTCTCGAGGAGGGCGGCGTCGAGTTCGGGATTCACAAAGATAACCAGAGTCCCGTGGTCATCGACCCGTTCGCGCGGGACAACGGGTACGCGATGTTCACCGTCGGCGACACGGGGTCGGGGAAGTCGTTCAGTTCGAAGCAGAACTTCATCCGCTCCATCGAGCAGAGTAAGGACCGTATCGGCATCATCCTCGAGCCGCTGAACAACTGGGCCGGTGTCTCGGAGGCGCTCGACGCCAAGCGGATCACAGTCGGCGGGACGCTCGGGCTGAACCCCTTGGAGATTCGGGAGACGCCCGAACACGTCCAGCGGGCGATGGGCGAGGACGCGAGCCCGTTCAACGAGAAACTCGACGACGCGATGAGCTTCCTGACGAACTTCTTTGCCCTCCGGGGCATCTCACTGGGAGACCGGCGCACCACGCTCGAACTCGCCCTCAAACGTGCCTACCAGCGCAACGGCATCACCGACGACATCTCGACGCACAGCAATCCGAGTCCGACCATCCGTGATATGATGGACGTCTTCGAGGACATGGTCGACGACCCTGAGGAGTTCGTCGTTCGATCCGACGAAGAGGCAGGGAAGATCAAAGAGGACGCGACGTGGCTCCTCGATCAGCTGCGCCCCTTCGAGGACGACGGTCGCCACGCCAACCTCGGCCAAGAATCGGATTTCGACATCCGGGACGAGAAGGTCATCTACCTCGACCTCGCCCAGCAGGAGGGCAGCGTCGACAGCAGCACGGCACTGACGATGCAGCTACTCATCTCGCTGGTGTACGAACGGGCGAAGGTCTCGGAGAAGGAGGTCGTGTTCTACATCGACGAGGCGCGCTACATCATGCAGGACGCCGCGAGTCTGGCGTTCCTCGAGACGGTGTTCCGGCACCACCGCCACCACGACCTCTCGATCCGGCTGGTCACCCAGACCGTCGACGAGTTCTTCGAGCACGCCGAAAGCGAGGCGATCCTCGATCAGTGTGCCGTCAAGCAGTTCCACCGCCTCGACGGGATGGACAAGGAGTGGGCCGACGAGTTCGGGCTGAATTACGCGCAGATGCGGTTCGTCCAGGATGCTGTGCCGGGCAACGAGGACGCCGGCTTCTCCGAAGCACTGGTTGGCGTCGACGGCGAGTGGCGTGGGATCCAGGTCAAAGCGATGCCCAAGGAGAAGCAGGTCATCGACTTCGAGCCAACCGAGCAACGGCGAGCCTCACTCCCCGGGACTGGTGAGAACGCCGTGGACGCGGACGTGCAGGCGTTCCAAGACGATATTGAAAGCCGAGCGACCGACAATGGACAACGCCCACCTGAGCAGACGCCAGCAGAGACTGATGGTGGCGCAGCGGGAGGTGACGACGATGCGTGA
- a CDS encoding AAA family ATPase codes for MSDSSDDYTLEDAKDEVGILRRVTDDVVEAIRNAESEDVLEFLIEDEKLDVVHDGERGLGRVRRAVLESPLASDRLKRVVSLRGDETPEEILVPKDVERNAKVALEAGKPVVLYGPTGTGKTTFAKQLARETGIGYALNTATPSWTPSDIIGGISPDYTGDSLSYRTKLGCVSEAVQRARRFDVEYGVILDEITRADISKIFGPLYTAIENPHQTIFETDEGETIELDERVNIICTMNMSDRTVNELDNAITRRFAMIELDEYEEDKRRQLFKDWITTHVTDHTDLGESEILRLFERDYQGINHGHESTSQGSIMRFGPMHYRDVAVFLGVGCREGGEYEYDQKDAVGQAFRTYIVPRLLNAAAFPQIERIAEHYRAMNGEFEEFDLAPAAELAERELEQERRQMGSYE; via the coding sequence ATGAGTGACTCGTCGGACGACTATACACTTGAAGATGCGAAAGACGAAGTCGGAATTCTTCGCCGTGTAACCGACGACGTCGTCGAAGCAATCCGGAATGCAGAGAGCGAAGACGTACTGGAGTTTTTGATCGAGGACGAGAAACTCGACGTGGTCCACGACGGTGAACGTGGTCTGGGTCGGGTTCGACGTGCTGTGCTTGAGTCACCGTTGGCTTCAGACCGTCTCAAGCGCGTCGTGAGTCTCCGCGGTGATGAAACGCCCGAAGAGATACTCGTTCCGAAAGATGTCGAACGCAACGCCAAAGTCGCGCTTGAAGCCGGGAAGCCCGTCGTCCTGTACGGACCGACCGGAACAGGGAAGACGACCTTCGCCAAGCAGCTCGCCCGTGAGACCGGCATCGGGTACGCTCTCAACACTGCGACCCCCTCGTGGACGCCGTCGGACATCATCGGCGGGATCAGCCCGGACTACACCGGTGACTCGCTAAGCTACCGGACGAAACTCGGCTGCGTGTCCGAAGCCGTTCAGCGTGCCCGCCGATTCGACGTCGAGTACGGCGTCATCCTCGACGAGATCACGCGAGCCGACATCTCGAAGATCTTCGGTCCACTGTACACCGCCATCGAGAATCCCCATCAGACCATCTTCGAGACCGACGAGGGGGAGACTATCGAACTGGACGAGCGGGTGAACATCATCTGTACGATGAACATGTCCGACCGGACGGTAAACGAACTCGACAACGCGATCACCCGCCGGTTCGCCATGATTGAGCTGGACGAGTACGAGGAGGACAAGCGGCGACAGCTGTTCAAAGACTGGATCACCACGCACGTCACCGACCACACGGATCTCGGAGAAAGCGAGATCCTCCGCCTGTTCGAGCGGGACTATCAAGGGATCAACCACGGCCACGAATCGACGTCACAAGGGTCGATCATGCGCTTCGGCCCGATGCATTATCGCGACGTCGCCGTCTTCCTTGGCGTCGGCTGTCGAGAAGGCGGAGAGTACGAGTATGACCAGAAAGATGCGGTCGGACAGGCGTTCCGGACGTACATCGTTCCGCGACTCCTGAACGCCGCCGCATTCCCGCAGATCGAGCGAATCGCGGAACACTACCGCGCGATGAACGGCGAGTTCGAGGAGTTCGATCTCGCCCCTGCTGCTGAGCTCGCCGAACGGGAACTCGAACAGGAGCGTCGCCAGATGGGCTCCTACGAGTAA
- the xseA gene encoding exodeoxyribonuclease VII large subunit yields the protein MADAPDTERQAVDPDAGEVLSVSQLNDRIASVVQDTPALNGVRCIGEVTDLHQNSTALYFTLTDGDAELPCMLWTNRYQKMDADLEDGTEVILEGDIDYWTEGGKIDLKPWEVIVVGDGDQAAAVERLRSELEERGWFDDEQKQRPPAFPERVGVVTSLRGDARYDIQNAIHEQDPTVDILVKDATVQGSEAPTSIANGIHHLDRSEEVDSIIVGRGGGSDSNLQAFNTERVAEAIFTANTPIVTAIGHTDDRLIADQVADVATITPTAAGEYIVNSREEFLAGEVKPLAQQLDAAYDTFQQEHEHEQELAEAVDEAAVPEGLPPVYYKAAIAVLLLLLLAITGLWLGVI from the coding sequence ATGGCGGACGCACCGGATACTGAACGGCAGGCGGTCGACCCCGATGCAGGAGAGGTCCTCAGCGTGTCACAGCTGAACGACCGGATTGCGTCGGTCGTCCAGGACACGCCTGCCCTCAATGGCGTCCGCTGTATTGGCGAGGTCACGGATCTCCATCAGAACAGTACCGCCCTCTATTTCACTCTCACCGACGGCGACGCCGAGCTTCCCTGTATGCTCTGGACGAACCGCTATCAGAAGATGGACGCTGACCTCGAGGACGGGACGGAGGTCATCCTCGAAGGCGATATCGACTACTGGACAGAGGGCGGGAAAATCGACCTCAAACCGTGGGAAGTGATCGTCGTCGGCGACGGCGACCAAGCGGCTGCCGTCGAGCGACTGCGAAGCGAACTCGAAGAACGTGGTTGGTTCGACGACGAGCAGAAACAGCGCCCGCCGGCGTTTCCAGAGCGGGTTGGGGTCGTAACCTCCCTCCGTGGCGATGCCCGCTATGACATCCAGAACGCGATCCATGAACAGGACCCTACCGTCGACATCCTGGTGAAGGACGCCACCGTCCAGGGGTCGGAAGCGCCCACATCCATCGCGAACGGTATCCACCATCTCGACCGCTCCGAAGAGGTCGACTCAATCATCGTCGGCCGTGGCGGCGGGAGTGATTCGAACCTCCAGGCGTTCAACACCGAGCGGGTCGCGGAAGCTATCTTCACCGCAAACACCCCGATCGTCACGGCGATCGGGCATACTGACGACCGGTTAATCGCCGATCAGGTCGCGGATGTGGCAACGATCACGCCGACGGCCGCCGGCGAGTATATCGTGAATTCCCGCGAGGAGTTCTTGGCGGGCGAAGTCAAGCCGCTGGCACAGCAACTCGACGCTGCGTACGATACCTTTCAGCAGGAGCACGAACACGAACAGGAACTCGCCGAAGCAGTCGACGAGGCGGCCGTACCCGAGGGGCTCCCGCCGGTCTACTACAAGGCCGCAATCGCTGTGCTGTTGTTGCTGTTGTTGGCCATCACTGGGCTTTGGTTGGGGGTGATCTAA
- the xseB gene encoding exodeoxyribonuclease VII small subunit, with translation MANDQEIHDRLARVEEIIEQLDADECDLDEGTRLHEEGQELLAEVREILDNGRGEVVELE, from the coding sequence GTGGCAAACGACCAAGAGATCCACGACCGGCTGGCCCGTGTCGAAGAAATCATTGAGCAGCTCGATGCGGACGAGTGTGACCTCGATGAAGGGACAAGGCTCCACGAGGAAGGTCAGGAACTCTTGGCCGAGGTGCGAGAAATCCTTGACAACGGGCGTGGAGAGGTCGTGGAACTCGAGTAG